From the Bacteroidota bacterium genome, the window TCAAAAAAGTTTCCTACCATAATATAGTTATAAGTAGAGTCGGCAATGAATGAGCCCGAAATCGTTACCCAATTAGCAGTATCCTTAATAATAGAATCTGCATAAACATGAGCGAAATTATTTATTAGTGCCGGATTAGGAGGGGAATACACATCAGGAACAATATATGAAAAGGTAGAAAATTTAGCACCTATTTTGTTGGCAGCAATACATACATCCGGATTTTTGTTTATAGTAAAACTGACTTGAAAAGAAACATAATATTTTTGCCCTATCATAAGAGGAGAAATTAATTGCGTTCCCATAAATTCTCTTACATTGGGAGGTATGCCAGAGTAAGTAATTAATCCTGCATAGGCAACTCCATTTGCTGGATATTGGTGCCCCGTAAAATTATCTGGAACAGACACCCAAAAAGTATCACAAGCATTGAAATAATCAGGGCTGTTACCACACGTGAACCATCCTTGGGCTCTTTGAATTTGAGCAACATCATCAGGACAAGTATCAAACTGCTCAAAGGAGGGATTAGGCACAAGGTTGATTTGTGCAAACAGCGAAAAGCGAAACAATACGAAAAATACGAAAAAGAAAAAAGAAGAAAGAAGTAAAGAAAAACGAGAGCGGAAATATTTAAGAGTAAAGTTATTCATTCATAAAAGAGCGGTTGAGCAGATGATACAACAAAGTAACGCAAATTACTTTACTTGCGCAAGTTATACGGTGAGTTTATTTTCATCAGAGTCCTCAGACAAAGTCAGAGAGAACTATGAAACACCAAAAATTAGTTTTTAAAGTAACGTGAGTTCGGGTTCAAAATCAAAATCATCCGAAGAAAAAAAGAATAATCAATGTTCAATGTTCAATATTCGACTTTCAATGAAAACAACAGCTTAGAGAATTGAACATTGATTATTGATTGTTGAATATTTGTATTGTTATTTGTTCCCGAACTCATGTTAAAGTACGTAAGCAGCTGCGAAAGTTTTGCAGCCCCCTCCTAAATCCTCCCTCATTTGGGGAGGACTTGCTATTTTCAATTCTTAAAGAAGGTAAGCAGCTGTGATAATTTTGTTTTTAATTCCTTTCTGTTCACAATCATATCCAGAAATCCGTGCTCGAGAAGAAATTCTGAAGTTTGAAATCCTTTGGGTAGGTCTTTCTTGATGGTTTCTTTTATCACGCGCGGACCTGCAAAACCGATGAGCGCACCGGGTTCTGCAATATGCAAATCGCCCAGCATGGCGAAAGAAGCGGTGATGCCGCCTGTGGTCGGGTCGGTGAGCAAAGAGATGTAAGGAAGTTTCGCATCAGATAGCAACGTGAGTTTGGCGGCTGTCTTTGCCAGTTGCATCAGGGAGAAAGCCGCTTCCATCATTCTTGCTCCTCCTGATTTTGAAATTATCACCAGTGGCACTTTATTCTCTATGCAAAAATCTATGGCGAGGGAAATTTTTTCTCCCACTACCGAGCCCATGCTGCCGCCAATGAACGTAAAATCCATGCAGCAAATCACGAGTTCATTTCCATCCACTTTTCCGGCAGCGGTGGCGAGCGCGTCTTTCAATCCTGTTTTCTCCTGCGAATCTGCCAAACGGTCGGTATATTTTTTTGTATCGGAAAAATTGAGCGGGTCTGCCGAAGTAAGTTCAGCGTTGAGTTCCAGATATTCGTTATTGTCAAAAATAATTTCAAAATATTCTTTGGAGCCGATGCGTTCGTGGTAGCCGCATTCCTGACACACATACAGGTTCTTGGAATGCTCATCAGCAGGCCGTATCTTTTTGCATTGAGAACATTTATGCCAGAGACCTTCTTTGGTTTCTTTCTTTTCCCTTGTGCGGGTGGTGATTCCTTTTGCTATTCGTTTGTACCAACTCATAATTCAATTTGAAAATTATTCAATTAGGACTTACGCAAAATGTACAATTCTTGTATTTCTCTGCGGTTCTCAGCGTCATTTTTCTCTGTGAACTCTGCGGTTAAAATTTTTACCGCAGAGAACGCTGAGATTTTCGCAGAGAGCCGCAGAGTTTGCGTAAGTCCTATCAATTTGAAAATTTGAAGATGGGTTCGGGATTTCATTTTCAAATTTTCAAATTACCAAATTAAGCAATCGTTATTTCTTTCGAAAGATATACATCCTGAATCGCATTCAGCAATTGAATTCCTTCTTTCATCGGCTTTTGAAATGCTTTGCGCCCTGAAATTAATCCGTGACCGCCTGCGCGCTTGTTAATCACAGCGGTGGTGACTGCTTCTGATAAATCACTTGCTCCTTTTGATTCTCCTCCTGAATTTATCAAACCGATTCTTCCCATATAACAATTCGCCACCTGATAGCGGCAAAGGTCAATCGGATTGTCGGATGTAAGTTCGGAATAAACTTTTGCGTGCGTCTTTCCGTAGTTGAGCGCGGTGTATCCGCCATTGTTTGTCGGGAGTTTTTGTTTGATGATGTCTGCCTGAATGGTTACTCCCAGATGATTTGCCTGCGCGGTTAAATCGGCTGAGTTGTGATAATCCACTCCGTCTTTTTTGAAAGCGGAATTTCTCAGGTAGCACCATAGCACCGTTGCCATTCCGAGTTCGTGGGCTTTTTCAAACGCCATTGCCACTTCGGTGATTTGACGTGATGATTCGGCAGAACCGAAATAAATGGTTGCTCCCACAGCCGCAGCGCCCATGTTGAATGCGCTTTCAACCGTTCCGAAGAGAATCTGGTCAAACTTATTCGGATAGGTGAGAAACTCGTTATGATTTATTTTTACGATGAAGGGGATTTTACTTGCGTACTTTTTTGAAATAATGCCCAGCACTCCAAACGTAGAAGCCACCGCATTGCAACCGCCTTCAACGGCTAACCTGACAATATTTTCCGGATCAAAGCAAGCGGGATTGGGAGCGAACGATGCGCCTGCAGAATGTTCAATTCCCTGATCAACGGGAAGAATGGAAAGGTAACCTGTGCCGGAAAGCCGGCCGTGATAATAAATCTTTTTCAGGTTGTCCATCACCTTCACGCTTCGGTTGCTGGAAGAAAAAATTCTGTTTACAAAATCTCCACCGGGAAGGTGCAACTGCTCTTTGGTGATTCCCTTGCAGGTGTGATTCAGAAGTTTATCGGCATTGGCGCCAAGGAGTTCGGTGAGTTTTGACGGGGCTACTGCGGTTGACATGGTTATATATTTTTTGTTAAAGGGAGGCAAATTTAAGAAATATTGGCAAGTGATTATCAACATTCTTCGCTTGAAAACAGAAAACACTTTGCTTTTTTTGAAAATCAGTTGAAGTTACTTTTACCTATGAGGTTTTCCAGAAATTATTCTTTGCTGATTCTTGCGCTGATTTTTTGTTCCTGCGGAACGAGGAAAAGCACCACAAACGGTTCGTATAAAACCATTGAAGAAAAATACACTCAGCTTCTCGGAGTAAGCAAGGAAAACATTTCCAACAAAAAACTTTACTCGTTCATTGATGAATGGTATGGGGTGAAATATAAATACGGTGGCAAATCAAAAAGCGGTGTGGATTGCTCCGGGTTCGCCACCATTCTTTTCAAAGAAATTTTCGGAAAAAATATAATGGGTTCATCGGCTTCCCTCTACCATCAATGCACCGCCATTTCAAAAAAGGATTTACAGGAAGGAGATTTGGTATTCTTCAGGATTGAATCGAAAGAAATCTCTCATGTCGGAATTTATCTTCAGAACAATAAATTTGTTCACGCCACTACCAAAGCGGGAGTGATGATTGATGATTTGAATGAAGAATATTACAAGAAATATTTTGAGGGAGGCGGAAGAATTAAGCAACCATAAATTACTGAATCACTGATGTTACGCAGAAAAGCAATTAACCCCGTAGGATAGTATTTCCTGATTTGTACCAAATTCCAGAATTGATTATCCAACGGGGTTAACCGCAGAGAACACAGAGAAAACAACACGCGGAGAGCCGCAGAGAAAATGCAATCTTGTATTCTCAGCGGTTCTCTGCGTAAAACCTCAGCGAACTCTGCGGTAAAAATGTATTTGCGTAACATCAGTGATTCAGCAATTTTCCCCGTGAAAGAATTTTTCCATCTGATTCAATAGAGTAAAAATAAAGTCCGTTTGAAAGATTACCACGCTCAATTAGTAATCGGTTGTCGGTAATCGGTAACCGGTAAATTTCTCTTCCATAAACATCATACATTATAAACGCTCCACCGATAACCGATGACTGATTGCCGATGACCTCAAGTGCAGTTGATTCTGAAAACGGATTGGGATAAACAATTATTGCAGACTCTTGTGATGATTCAGAAACTGATACGGTTGAAATGCAGGAAACGCAATTGGTATCCTGATAATACAATCCTGCAACCAGTAAATTATAGCAGTCGGATCCTAATCCATCGGCAGAAATAAAACTGGTGGTTTGTCCCGGCATTACAGCCGTATTAATGAAATCAAAATTCCAGAAGTCGTTAGAAAAATTAGTTGTTGTAACCCCATTCAGTGTAGAAGTATGAAATCCTCCGTTTATATTTGCCTGCATATCTGAAACAATTAAAAACGCATTGGCAAAAGAAGAACTGTCGCAAGCAATAAAATCAGCCAATGTATCACTCAGCGGGTTAAGATAGCCGTTGAATGATCCGCAGCCCATGTTGCCATCGTCAATCACTAACGTTCCGGAATACGCTGCGCTTGAATCTCGGTAAATAATTAACAGAGT encodes:
- a CDS encoding T9SS type A sorting domain-containing protein; its protein translation is MKIVFLLSACLFVTVGFSQNGLPSPENKNPTSLSPLGGNNFLGKAYNDFGCGLNYVQGSVLIETRTQGYGFNANGTGLPSAITISGLPVSSVSIDKAFLWYCASYQSATAPVTTVNITNPSGGNTIYNNLSPVGISGDVCWAEVGSAVYRADVTTTISGNGLYSFDITGFTNPNWEVDGATLLIIYRDSSAAYSGTLVIDDGNMGCGSFNGYLNPLSDTLADFIACDSSSFANAFLIVSDMQANINGGFHTSTLNGVTTTNFSNDFWNFDFINTAVMPGQTTSFISADGLGSDCYNLLVAGLYYQDTNCVSCISTVSVSESSQESAIIVYPNPFSESTALEVIGNQSSVIGGAFIMYDVYGREIYRLPITDNRLLIERGNLSNGLYFYSIESDGKILSRGKLLNH
- a CDS encoding acetyl-CoA carboxylase carboxyltransferase subunit beta, producing MSWYKRIAKGITTRTREKKETKEGLWHKCSQCKKIRPADEHSKNLYVCQECGYHERIGSKEYFEIIFDNNEYLELNAELTSADPLNFSDTKKYTDRLADSQEKTGLKDALATAAGKVDGNELVICCMDFTFIGGSMGSVVGEKISLAIDFCIENKVPLVIISKSGGARMMEAAFSLMQLAKTAAKLTLLSDAKLPYISLLTDPTTGGITASFAMLGDLHIAEPGALIGFAGPRVIKETIKKDLPKGFQTSEFLLEHGFLDMIVNRKELKTKLSQLLTFFKN
- a CDS encoding T9SS type A sorting domain-containing protein, with translation MPNPSFEQFDTCPDDVAQIQRAQGWFTCGNSPDYFNACDTFWVSVPDNFTGHQYPANGVAYAGLITYSGIPPNVREFMGTQLISPLMIGQKYYVSFQVSFTINKNPDVCIAANKIGAKFSTFSYIVPDVYSPPNPALINNFAHVYADSIIKDTANWVTISGSFIADSTYNYIMVGNFFDDANTDTSTVNLDSVSVSDCHSYYYIDNVCVSTDSLTCSNNVGIKEIEDEFNFLVFPNPATDFIEINSDKNMTEVTIYDFYGRKIIERKSEGKSLLIDIPFLEKGIYFINVNGIWNNKFIKL
- a CDS encoding class I fructose-bisphosphate aldolase — encoded protein: MSTAVAPSKLTELLGANADKLLNHTCKGITKEQLHLPGGDFVNRIFSSSNRSVKVMDNLKKIYYHGRLSGTGYLSILPVDQGIEHSAGASFAPNPACFDPENIVRLAVEGGCNAVASTFGVLGIISKKYASKIPFIVKINHNEFLTYPNKFDQILFGTVESAFNMGAAAVGATIYFGSAESSRQITEVAMAFEKAHELGMATVLWCYLRNSAFKKDGVDYHNSADLTAQANHLGVTIQADIIKQKLPTNNGGYTALNYGKTHAKVYSELTSDNPIDLCRYQVANCYMGRIGLINSGGESKGASDLSEAVTTAVINKRAGGHGLISGRKAFQKPMKEGIQLLNAIQDVYLSKEITIA
- a CDS encoding C40 family peptidase, which codes for MRFSRNYSLLILALIFCSCGTRKSTTNGSYKTIEEKYTQLLGVSKENISNKKLYSFIDEWYGVKYKYGGKSKSGVDCSGFATILFKEIFGKNIMGSSASLYHQCTAISKKDLQEGDLVFFRIESKEISHVGIYLQNNKFVHATTKAGVMIDDLNEEYYKKYFEGGGRIKQP